A genomic region of Caenorhabditis elegans chromosome V contains the following coding sequences:
- the his-54 gene encoding Histone H2B 2 (Partially confirmed by transcript evidence): MAPPKPSAKGAKKAAKTVTKPKDGKKRRHARKESYSVYIYRVLKQVHPDTGVSSKAMSIMNSFVNDVFERIAAEASRLAHYNKRSTISSREIQTAVRLILPGELAKHAVSEGTKAVTKYTSSK; the protein is encoded by the coding sequence ATGGCCCCACCAAAGCCGTCTGCTAAAGGAGCAAAGAAAGCCGCCAAGACCGTCACCAAGCCAAAGGACGGAAAGAAGAGACGTCATGCCCGTAAAGAATCCTACTCCGTGTACATCTACCGTGTGCTCAAGCAGGTTCATCCAGACACTGGAGTCTCTTCCAAGGCTATGTCCATCATGAACTCTTTCGTCAACGACGTCTTCGAGCGTATCGCTGCTGAGGCATCTCGTCTTGCTCACTACAACAAGAGATCCACCATCTCTTCTCGCGAAATTCAAACTGCCGTCCGTTTGATTCTTCCAGGAGAGCTTGCCAAGCACGCCGTCTCTGAGGGAACCAAGGCTGTCACCAAGTACACCTCTAGCAAGTAA
- the his-53 gene encoding Histone H2A (Predicted), whose translation MSGRGKGGKAKTGGKAKSRSSRAGLQFPVGRLHRILRKGNYAQRVGAGAPVYLAAVLEYLAAEVLELAGNAARDNKKTRIAPRHLQLAVRNDEELNKLLAGVTIAQGGVLPNIQAVLLPKKTGGDKE comes from the coding sequence ATGTCTGGACGCGGAAAGGGAGGCAAAGCCAAGACCGGAGGAAAAGCCAAGTCCCGCTCATCAAGAGCCGGACTCCAATTCCCAGTTGGTCGTCTTCATCGTATTCTCCGTAAAGGAAACTACGCTCAACGTGTTGGAGCCGGAGCCCCAGTTTACCTGGCTGCTGTTCTTGAGTACCTCGCTGCTGAGGTTCTCGAGTTGGCTGGAAACGCTGCCCGTGACAACAAGAAGACCAGAATTGCCCCAAGACATCTCCAACTTGCCGTCCGTAACGACGAGGAGTTGAACAAACTGTTGGCTGGAGTGACCATCGCCCAAGGAGGAGTTCTTCCAAATATCCAAGCTGTTCTTCTTCCAAAGAAGACTGGAGGAGACAAGGAATAG
- the rpms-1 gene encoding PHR domain-containing protein (Partially confirmed by transcript evidence), with translation MSFFLREIDGERVCSTSTETSIPEDRKSARRLRKLLYKCAENTCKPDILRVPAHCGKLDKEEEKSKTPLDQQQQINFHDILNSKFVVGPPSPFALVAIAKSILARFGNPEEVSEKEDGSEEEAGTSGADEEGKQYKNTDQLVGASLTCIFEVLEQLSRRDAELCVQALESLLSLIQSMPIDCLQSENRLSMSAMMHVLKTLREDACPSVSSKATSCLVALSVACGEPEHLGSTIRSLICMKKNIRMSADSTYDMIQMPENLRKLLLKVRRKALGGDNTANSPPNWAMVDVHEHSVASSFSLPSLPDSSPSSDTPDDDNRIHSTMACDGTFLYILNYVGLYKLGTGLNETISGKLYAANQSLQSSKNVQMYLCNGSLYLRRNYSSCISVIDTDSLLDIGEVILPPSCVQHALFTDGTYFYSATLIANSTLSTIQLNDSFSPSNEPSSRRSHRLTDVKFTIQGDLQVPHQLPEFLPANLHPQTVDLHFTREMAFIQARSGKVYYAGNGTRFGLFETGNNWMELCLPEPIVQISVGIDTIMFRSGAGHGWIASVDDKKRNGRLRRLVPSNRRKIVHVCASGHVYGYVSENGKIFMGGLHTMRVNVSSQMLNGLDNVMISSLALGKSHGVAVTRNGHLFTWGLNNMNQCGRVESTSTTSSPRHSGRQEYQICPIGEHTWLTDTPSVCAQCGLCSARGVACGRVPRPKGTMCHCGVGESTCLRCGLCRPCGEVTEPAQPGRAQHVQFSSTAAPQRSTLHPSRVILSQGPHDVKVSSVSCGNFHTVLLASDRRVFTFGSNCHGQLGVGDTLSKNTPQQVILPSDTVIVQVAAGSNHTILRANDGSVFTFGAFGKGQLARPAGEKAGWNAIPEKVSGFGPGFNAFAGWIGADGDSSIIHSHTALLSSDNILKAQIVANKTNIFIFPREVGKDYIVIRRKLNVFEHHASDYKCWYTSWATDPKYDMLWYYNSAEMEIKGYDIFKKSEKSVGDAFDSLTFLAGAEFAVQVYDSPAYATSMSLGMQLLSATFSANVINLSEFWKEKHGEREQDHEKTIMDGYSVANRFDGTGGGWGYSANSVEAIQFKVSKEIRLVGVGLYGGRGEYISKLKLYRQIGTEADELYVEQITETDETVYDCGAHETATLLFSQPIVIQPNHWHVVSAKISGPSSDCGANGKRHVECDGVTFQFRKSAVSNNGTDVDVGQIPELYYQIVGGSESRDESDSNKQLSISRDMSNLFSPAALKNVTAEGIGNLLILLEWALQRVQIDEDTNNQVEGSAENQWSQERAGFVAILSMKLISRFVRTVYKEKGCHDEPGIDFANKLVNLHSMLLEFFFSTDMTGYENRPLIKKEEKVVEEGYTLMKCVSEAVKLFISLSHCFMGSRSLMNAHLIAVMNKGNHEALILTSAIIGSLAKIERFAHQLLCSTTTTERFPMLSSLLLKHFNCEKETLASLTSFPNILRFLYDQTFMRNAYENTSSLAEAILVKVSRDLAIPTDDTLMGPVVHQTSSRFRRRSAQPTWDMSDGCADAIAFRVDSEGIKLHGFGIYLPTEPDRRNFVGEIMMLSPDSSEKWTCLLRVTAEMSSEEKEVGIVRFPEYVLLSPGVTYAVKVNMMKNTKTFCGEGGVTQVHLLNGARLFFSGCSMSQNGTTVQRGQLPYLIYSILDQSNSLQIKQETIYDTFTLLLRLMANKIGAAITEGGALPACCQHLMSHINPHVMVYMERFPDKALEMMSTMEQLIPMVSNLNGVERVFHSYDSDDSGCDTPYSGIVTTVVESQHPYKPNTSSSMVLLFEEADYICVRFSPDCQTAQFDDQLTIYLKIDEHSYMPIERCYGSEWPSYPMILPGNCLMFVLDASSAVEGATSEQMFGYHVTVTGYLVGYNDSTMRLEQDLVWLSANACRIMTQLPINPSNIEHLSTAEDDTRHLFEKHGSLLKKGLSLSHSPTLSELCTKGQPPPALKHFTYTYSEPQF, from the exons ATGTCGTTCTTCTTGCGAGAAATTGATGGTGAACGAGTGTGTTCCACGAGCACCGAAACGTCGATTCCTGAAGATAGGAAAAGTGCACGAAGACTGAGAAAATTGCTATACAAATGTGCCGAGAACACATGCAAACCGGATATTCTCAGGGTTCCAGCACATTGCGGGAAACTCGATAAAGAAGAAG agaaatccAAAACACCTCTGGACCAGCaacaacaaattaattttcatgatattctgaactcaaaatttgttgTGGGACCACCTTCGCCTTTTGCTTTAGTAGCAATTGCCAAATCAATTCTTGCACGGTTTGGGAATCCAGaagaagtttctgaaaaagaagatgGAAGCGAAGAGGAAGCCGGAACCAGTGGAGCTGATGAAGAGGGAAAGCAATacaaaaat actgaTCAGCTGGTTGGAGCTAGTTTAACATGTATCTTCGAAGTTCTCGAGCAATTAAGTCGACGTGACGCCGAACTTTGTGTTCAAGCTCTCGAATCATTGTTATCATTGATCCAATCGATGCCAATCGATTGTCTTCAGTCCGAAAACCGTTTATCAATGTCTGCAATGATGCACGTTCTGAAAACGCTTCGAGAAGATGCCTGTCCCTCAGTGAGCTCAAAAGCTACCTCATGCCTTGTGGCTTTATCAGTTGCATGTGGAGAGCCGGAGCATTTAGGAAGCACAATTCGATCATTAATTtgtatgaagaaaaatattcgaatgaGCGCCGATTCGACGTATGATATGATCCAAAtgccagaaaatttgagaaaattactACTGAAAGTGAGGAGGAAAGCTTTAGGCGGAGACAACACTGCCAATTCCCC accaaACTGGGCAATGGTAGATGTTCACGAGCACTCGGTAGCAAGCAGTTTCAGTCTACCTAGTCTTCCTGATAGCTCTCCGTCTTCCGACACTCCCGACGATGACAATCGAATACATAGCACAATGGCATGTGATGGAACATTTCTCTACATTCTTAATTATGTTGGACTCTACAAGTTGGGGACCGGCCTGAATGAAACAATTTCTGGAAAGTTGTATGCAGCGAATCAGAGTTTACAATCgtcgaaaaatgtgcaaatgtATTTATGCAATGGATCATTGTATTTACGAAGAAATTACTCATCATGCATATCAGTGATTGACACGGATTCATTGTTGGATATTGGAGAAGTGATTCTACCACCAAGTTGTGTACAACATGCACTGTTCACGGATGGAACATACTTTTACAGTGCAACTCTGATTGCCAATTCTACACTATCG ACAATTCAACTAAATGATTCATTTTCCCCTTCCAATGAGCCATCATCACGAAGAAGTCATCGACTCACTGATGTGAAGTTCACGATTCAAGGAGATCTTCAAGTTCCTCACCAACTCCCCGAATTTCTACCTGCAAACCTTCATC ctcaaactGTTGATCTTCACTTCACTCGAGAAATGGCATTCATTCAAGCTCGCTCTGGAAAAGTGTACTACGCTGGAAACGGGACAAGGTTCGGATTATTTGAAACTGGGAACAACTGGATGGAACTGTGTCTTCCCGAGCCAATAGTTCAAATTTCTGTTGGAATTGATACAATAATGTTTCGTTCTGGTGCAGGGCATGGTTGGATTGCAAGTGTAGACGATAAGAAAAGAAATGGAAGACTACGTCGACTTGTTCCATCTAATCGCCGGAAAATTGTTCATGTTTGCGCCTCTGGTCATGTCTATGGATAtgtatctgaaaatggaaagatTTTCATGGGAGGACTTCATACAATGAGAGTGAATGTTTCAAGTCAAATGTTAAATGGACTGGATAATGTGATGATTTCTTCATTAGCGCTTGGAAAATCTCACGGTGTTGCTGTGACTCGAAATGGCCATCTTTTTACATGGGGATTGAACAATATGAATCAATGTGGAAGAGTTGAATCAACTTCAACCACGTCTTCTCCAAGACATTCCGGTCGTCAAGAGTATCAGATTTGTCCTATCGGAGAACACACGTGGCTAACTGACACACCCTCGGTATGTGCTCAATGCGGGCTTTGCTCCGCACGAGGAGTAGCATGTGGAAGAGTTCCTCGACCAAAGGGAACCATGTGTCATTGCGGTGTTGGAGAGTCAACATGCCTTCGATGTGGACTTTGCAGACCATGTGGAGAGGTTACAGAACCAGCACAGCCTGGTAGAGCTCAGCATGTGCAATTCAGTTCAACAGCTGCTCCTCAAAGAAGTACTCTACATCCGTCACGTGTAATTTTAAGTCAAGGACCTCATGATGTAAAAGTTTCAAGCGTAAGCTGTGGAAATTTTCATACAGTACTTCTTGCATCTGATCGAAGAGTTTTCACTTTTGGATCCAACTGCCATGGCCAATTAGGAGTTGGAGATACACTTAGCAAAAACACTCCGCAGCAAGTCATTCTTCCATCTGATACAGTTATAGTCCAAGTTGCCGCTGGTTCAAATCACACAATTTTGAGGGCAAATGATGGAAGCGTTTTCACATTTGGTGCATTTGGAAAAGGTCAGCTAGCACGACCAGCTGGCGAGAAAGCTGGATGGAATGCGATCCCTGAAAAAGTTTCTGGTTTTGGTCCTGGATTCAATGCATTCGCTGGATGGATCGGAGCCGATGGTGATTCTTCAATCATCCATAGTCATACAGCTTTATTATCTTCTGATAATATTCTGAAAGCTCAAATTGTTGCAAACAAAacgaatattttcattttcccaaGAGAAGTTGGTAAAGACTACATTGTAATAAGACGAAAGTTGAATGTTTTTGAACATCATGCGAGCGATTACAAATGTTGGTATACATCATGGGCCACTGATCCGAAGTATGACATGCTGTGGTATTACAATTCAGCAGAAATGGAAATCAAAGGAtatgacattttcaaaaaatctgaaaaatctgtgGGCGATGCATTTGATTCCCTAACTTTCCTAGCTGGTGCCGAATTTGCTGTCCAAGTGTACGACAGTCCTGCTTATGCAACTTCGATGAGTCTTGGAATGCAACTTTTATCAGCAACATTCTCAGCAAATGTTATCAATTTATCTGAATTCTGGAAGGAAAAACATGGGGAACGAGAACAGGATCACGAGAAAACAATTATGGATGGTTATTCAGTTGCAAATCGATTTGATGGTACGGGAGGTGGTTGGGGATACTCGGCAAATTCTGTTGAAGCTATCCAATTTAAAGTCTCCAAGGAAATTCGATTAGTAGGAGTTGGGCTGTATGGAGGACGAGGAGAATACATATCGAAGCTCAAGTTATATCGACAAATTGGAACAGAAGCTGATGAGTTATATGTGGAGCAGATCACTGAGACTGATGAAACAGTTTATGATTGTGGAGCACATGAGACTGCAACTCTTTTATTCTCACAACCAATAGTTATTCAACCAAATCATTGGCATGTAGTCAGTGCAAAGATAAGTGGTCCTTCTTCTGATTGTGGAGCAAATGGAAAACGTCATGTCGAGTGCGATGGAGTAACATTTCAGTTTCGAAAATCTGCTGTGTCAAACAATGGAACTGACGTAGATGTTGGACAGATTCCGGAGCTGTATTATCAAATTGTCGGTGGATCTGAAAGTCGTGACGAATCGGATTCGAATAAACAGCTGTCAATCAGTAGAGACATGTCAAATCTCTTTTCACCTGCTGCACTGAAAAATGTCACAGCGGAAGGAATTGGTAATTTGCTGATACTTTTGGAGTGGGCTTTACAACGCGTTCAAATTGATGAAGATACAAACAATCAAGTTGAAGGaagtgctgaaaatcaatGGAGTCAGGAAAGAGCAGGATTTGTTGCTATTTTAAGCATGAAGCTTATATCAAGATTCGTAAGAACAGTGTACAAAGAGAAGGGATGTCATGATGAACCAGGAATTGATTTTGCTAATAAGTTGGTAAATCTGCACTCAATGCTCTTAGAATTCTTCTTTTCAACCGATATGACTGGATATGAAAATCGTCcattaattaaaaaagaagaaaaggtTGTTGAAGAAGGGTATACTCTGATGAAGTGTGTGTCGGAAGCGGTTAAGCTATTCATTTCTCTTTCTCACTGCTTTATGGGATCAAGAAGTCTCATGAATGCTCATCTTATCGCTGTCATGAACAAAGGAAATCATGAAGCTTTGATCCTAACATCTGCAATTATTGGATCCCTTGCTAAAATTGAACGGTTTGCTCATCAACTTCTATGCTCGACTACCACAACTGAAAGATTTCCAATGCTGTCATCACTTcttctgaaacatttcaattgtGAGAAAGAAACACTCGCGTCTCTCACttcatttccaaatattcTTCGATTTCTTTACGATCAAACTTTTATGAGAAATGCGTACGAAAACACGTCAAGTTTGGCTGAGGCCATTTTGGTCAAGGTATCGAGAGATCTTGCCATTCCGACAGATGATACTCTTATGGGACCAGTAGTACATCAAACTTCGTCGAGGTTCAGAAGAAGAAGTGCACAACCTACTTGGGATATGTCTGATGGATGTGCAGATGCAATTGCTTTTAGAGTGGACTCCGAAGGGATAAAATTACACGGTTTTGGAATATATCTTCCAACTGAACCAGACCGACGGAATTTCGTTGGAGAAATAATGATGTTGTCTCCagattcatctgaaaaatggacATGCCTTCTTCGGGTTACTGCTGAAATGTCgtctgaagaaaaagaagttgGAATTGTTAGATTTCCAGAATATGTACTTCTTTCTCCAGGTGTCACTTACGCTGTCAAAGTTAACATGATGAAAAATACAAAGACATTCTGCGGAGAAGGTGGAGTCACTCAAGTGCATCTACTCAATGGAGCCCGCTTGTTTTTCTCAGGATGCTCAATGAGCCAAAATGGAACAACAGTTCAACGCGGACAACTACCATACTTGATATATTCAATCCTTGATCAATCAAACAgtcttcaaataaaacaagaaacaatTTATGATACATTCACTCTACTTCTTCGATTGATGGCTAACAAAATTGGTGCCGCAATAACAGAAGGTGGAGCACTTCCTGCATGCTGTCAACATTTGATGTCTCATATAAATCCTCATGTCATGGTATACATGGAAAGATTCCCAGATAAAGCTTTAGAGATGATGTCAACAATGGAACAGTTGATCCCAAtggtttcaaatttgaacGGAGTTGAAAga gttttccatTCATACGATTCAGATGACAGTGGCTGTGATACACCATATTCTGGAATTGTGACAACTGTGGTTGAGAGTCAACATCCATACAAACCAAATACATCAAGCTCAATGGTTTTGTTGTTCGAGGAAGCTGATTACATTTGTGTCCGATTTTCACCGGATTGTCAAACTGCACAATTTGATGATCAACTGACAATTTATCTCAAAATCGATGAGCATTCTTACATGCCAATTGAACGTTGTTATGGGAGCGAATGGCCGTCCTATCCAATGATATTGCCTGGAAACTGTCTGATGTTTGTTTTGGATGCATCTTCTGCTGTTGAAGGTGCAACTTCTGAACAGATGTTCGGTTACCACGTGACAGTAACCGGATATTTAGTTGGTTACAATGATTCTACTATGCGACTGGAACAAGATCTCGTTTGGTTGTCAGCTAATGCTTGTCGAATAATGACACAATTACCGATCAATCCGAGCAACATTGAACATTTGAGCACAGCTGAAGACGACACTCGTCATCTATTTGAGAAACACGGAAGTCTTCTGAAAAAAGGTCTTAGCTTGAGTCATTCACCAACTCTCAGTGAGCTGTGTACAAAGGGACAACCACCTCCAGCACTAAAACATTTTACATATACATATTCAGAAcctcaattttga
- the F07B7.13 gene encoding T20D4.11-like domain-containing protein (Predicted), whose translation MRRFLSIVVFAAISFYLVDSASLATAESKDHNCTLGDGLKALSCIFRMQDFLEKIDALDLDNKEETNDFKGSCDSLHNCFDALDCQTSSTDHETSDISGMIKTYCDTIIYISTKFVECSDKLEEKSSQCFENWDPFPNDIEKETDQKKKEEMRKSACQNFFGKDNCLKEEIVSSCSEGEWIGFRDHFVSLSNITKQCDFQNL comes from the exons ATGCGAAGATTTCTTTCAATTGTGGTTTTTGCGGCGATATCATTTTATCTGGTAGATTCGGCAAGTTTAGCAACTGCAGAGAGCAAGGATCACAACTGCACACTTGGAGATGGACTTAAAGCATTGTCATGTATTTTT AGAATGCAAGATTTCCTGGAGAAAATTGATGCACTTGACCTAGACAATAAAGAAGAAACAAATGATTTTAAAGGCTCCTGTGACTCTCTTCACAACTGTTTTGATGCTCTTGATTGTCAAACTTCATCAACTGATCACGAAACCTCTGATATTTCTGGAATGATCAAAACCTATTGTGATACCATCATTTACATCTCCACAAAGTTTGTTGAATGTAGTGataaattagaagaaaaaagctCGCAATGCTTTGAAAACTGGGATCCATTTCCAAATGATATCGAAAAAGAAACTgatcaaaagaaaaaggaagaaatgagaaaatctgcatgccaaaacttttttggaaaagataATTGTTTGAAAGAAGAAATCGTGAGCTCATGCAGTGAAGGAGAATGGATAGGATTTAGAGAT catttcgtTTCATTAAGCAACATTACAAAGCAAtgcgattttcaaaatctctaa
- the F07B7.14 gene encoding T20D4.11-like domain-containing protein (Predicted) produces MFFLLILLVRSTVGDDEKTCVKFEGTKAFQCLHTLHDISKNAGSIDFYKKEDSDKMNMMCEGFTVCAEYLKCKAEIKVVYYIDKIVSFCAATGFLSTDFKECNHKLYVQNSTCVQEWEPLPDPVEDPVEMAAIQKEACKNILGKESCVEKEIIENCNVELAVNFRKHFLALHRIIGACENL; encoded by the exons atgttttttcttttgatattACTGGTAAGATCTACAGTTGGCGACGATGAGAAAACATGTGTTAAGTTTGAAGGAACAAAAGCATTTCAGTGTTTACAT aCACTTCATGATATCAGTAAAAATGCAGGTTCCATTGACTTTTACAAGAAAGAAGATTCTGATAAAATGAACATGATGTGTGAAGGATTTACAGTGTGCGCCGAGTATTTGAAATGCAAAGCTGAAATTAAAGTAGTTTATTACATCgacaaaattgtttcattttgtgCTGCCACTGGATTCCTATCAACTGATTTCAAAGAATGTAATCACAAACTATACGTACAAAACTCTACGTGTGTTCAAGAGTGGGAACCACTACCCGATCCAGTGGAGGACCCTGTGGAAATGGCAGCGATTCAAAAAGAAGCATGTAAAAATATTCTGGGAAAGGAAAGTTGTGTGGAAAaggaaataattgaaaattgtaatgtCGAATTGGCCGTGAATTTTCgcaaa CACTTCCTCGCACTGCACAGAATAATTGGAGCATGTGAGAATCTATGA
- the F07B7.2 gene encoding Retrotransposon protein (Predicted) has product MRSSTSKTGLHPLQTPAQLPIMEENQSSHTLEEKVEPTASPDTLCDDPGQLAQGMRTSEEHQPLKQHLGEITEMCSNMQLTVEESKLKVDSVSSMIATHMGREKSSSATTSASLHYICGAIANIQERLAANHTTVINDLDECKRDREDVRVSLENIINRCTRNTCFSVTVHAFGIFDASGLGQARLVAEAQTANGKEVAIFVKDTPKYYSRAGFAKIHSDDNAENHRASALRQGVMEWARGHDNWYEHYADWMDYHPNQIPLTCPCISTRTSPTALHDRREQCIIRKLAQLSTIVLIDGTRVVPFEEMQTLVIDLQ; this is encoded by the exons ATGAGAAGCTCAACCAGCAAAACAGGACTCCATCCTCTCCAAACACCCGCTCAGCTCCCAATC ATGGAAGAAAACCAATCGTCCCACACACTTGAGGAAAAGGTCGAGCCAACCGCTTCTCCCGACACTCTTTGCGACGATCCTGGTCAGCTTGCACAAGGAATGAGAACATCCGAGGAACATCAACCGCTCAAGCAACACTTGGGAG AGATCACCGAGATGTGCAGCAACATGCAATTGACCGTGGAAGAATCCAAGCTGAAGGTGGATAGTGTCTCCTCGATGATAGCCACCCACATGGGAAGAGAAAAGTCATCATCCGCTACCACATCAGCATCGCTCCACTACATTTGCGGAGCAATCGCCAACATACAGG agagACTTGCGGCCAACCACACGACGGTGATAAACGACTTGGACGAGTGCAAAAGGGATAGGGAGGATGTACGTGTCTCCCTCGAGAACATCATCAACCGCTGTACCCGGAACACCTGCTTCTCTGTGACTGTCCACGCTTTTGGAATCTTCGACGCGTCTGGTCTAGGCCAAGCCAGGCTGGTCGCGGAGGCCCAAACCGCGAATGGTAAAGAGGTGGCGATCTTTGTAAAAGACACACCGAAGTACTACTCGCGCGCTGGCTTCGCGAAGATCCATAGCGACGACAACGCGGAGAACCATCGTGCTTCAGCACTTCGACAAGGAGTCATGGAATGGGCAAGAGGACACGACAACTGGTATGAGCACTACGCAGATTGGATGGATTATCATCCGAACCAAATCCCGCTCACATGTCCATGCATCAGTACCCGTACGTCACCAACCGCTCTACATGATCGCCGCGAACAATGCATTATCCGAAAACTTGCACAACTCTCCACGATCGTCTTGATCGACGGAACACGAGTGGTCCCGTTTGAGGAAATGCAGACGCTCGTTATCGACCTCCAGTGA
- the F07B7.1 gene encoding CCHC-type domain-containing protein (Predicted) has product MGGRKSNKAKNQQPLNNDVTSSQLSENTDGEVEATPPKNIQIDECPLNTSGAAEYHGDSSPLIRSASLLDSSISTIEHEEIVVMDMDTEHPNESDNYDDPNASSALEAWMKEWKEFATVNERDRFEAQASLTALNGSMTALKAQLHTVESICNRLETQIMHEHHVDNDSRQAQARRSSSAESTGTSSKGNLQKNKDKKPAKAYSGSYCIFCRRASHKSIDCRTTTFYLHRENRARSNGYCNKCLQPLIQSDAGHHLSCTEPKVSCAYRHEHSENQAKSGHNEVETKRSKTQPLATVPAVQGTEITID; this is encoded by the exons ATGGGAGGCAGAAAGTCCAacaaagcaaaaaatcaacaaccGCTGAACAACGACGTCACTTCGTCTCAACTCAGTGAGAATACCGACGGTGAAGTAGAGGCGACCCCTCCGAAGAACATCCAAATCGACGAGTGCCCACTCAACACATCAGGTGCAGCGGAATACCACGGAGATTCCAGTCCACTCATCCGCTCCGCGTCTCTCCTCGATAGCAGCATTTCTACTATTGAGCACGAAGAGATCGTGGTTATGGACATGGACACGGAACACCCAAATGAAAGTGACAATTATG ACGACCCGAATGCATCATCCGCTCTCGAAGCATGGATGAAGGAATGGAAGGAATTCGCGACGGTGAACGAAAGGGACCGATTCGAGGCACAAGCATCATTGACAGCTCTGAATGGCTCCATGACGGCACTCAAAGCGCAGTTGCACACGGTCGAAAGCATCTGCAATCGCCTGGAGACGCAAATAATGCATGAGCACCACGTGGACAACGATTCAAGACAAGCACAAGCCCGCCGCTCATCATCCGCTGAATCCACCGGAACTTCTTCCAAGGGAAATCTGCAAAAGAACAAGGACAAAAAGCCGGCAAAAGCCTACTCAGGCTCA TATTGCATCTTCTGCCGCAGAGCCTCCCACAAATCCATCGACTGCAGAACAACGACATTCTACCTCCACAGAGAGAATCGTGCCCGCTCCAATGGATACTGTAACAAGTGCCTTCAACCGCTGATTCAATCCGACGCAGGTCACCACTTGAGCTGCACAGAGCCGAAAGTCTCGTGCGCCTACCGCCACGAGCACTCGGAGAATCAAGCCAAGAGTGGTCACAACGAG GTTGAGACCAAGCGTTCCAAAACCCAACCGCTCGCCACTGTTCCGGCGGTACAGGGTACGGAAATCACCATAGATTGA